From the Cyanobium sp. M30B3 genome, the window ATTTGCCCACGTTGGGCCGGCCGATGATCGCCATCTGGATCGGCTCCTCGCCGCCCTCCTCACTGGTGGGGGGCAGGAAGCTGATCACCCGGTCGAGCAGATCGCCGGTGCCAGCCCCGTGGATGGCCGAGATCGGATGGGGCTCGCCCAGGCCCAGCCCCCAGAACTCCGCCGCCATGGCCAGGCCGGCCTCCGGCGACTCGCACTTGTTCACCGCCAGCAGCACCGGCACGTCGTGGCCGCGCAGCCAGGTGGCAATCGCCTCATCGGCAGCGGTGCAACCCTGCTGGCCGTCCACGATCACCAGGGCCACGGTGGCCTCGGCCAGGGCCAGGTTGGCCTGCTCGCGGATCTCCGGCAGGAATTCGCTGTCGTCGTCGAACACCAGGCCGCCGGTGTCCACCACCTTGAAGGTGCGATCGCCCCAGAAGCCCTCCTGGTAGGTGCGGTCGCGCGTCACGCCCGGCTGGTCGTGCACGATCGCCTCGCGGCTGCGGCACAGGCGGTTCACCAGGGTGGATTTGCCCACGTTGGGGCGTCCAATGATCGCCACTGTGGGAAGCGCCAAATCGTCTGTTACCCGAACATGCCTGCCATGACCCTACCGATGCACCCCACCACGGATCACTGCTGACGGTGTCCGCAGGGGGCGGCAGCGTTGCGTGAGATCAACCGACGCCACGCTTACGACCACCACCCTTACGACAAGGTTGAGCCCCTGTGGCTGAAGGCCCAGCCGCACCAAACTGCGGACGCATTGCCAAAGCGGCACGCTGCCATGGCCAACCCTGCCTTTCTGGATCGCCGTTCGCCTGTGTTTGCAGGGCGTGCCATAGCCAGCTCCAGCTCGCCCCTGGTAACCCGCGTTGGCCTGCGGGTGCTGGAGCAGGGGGGCAATGCCGCTGATGCCGCCGTGGCCATGGCCGGCATGCTGGCGCTGGCCGAACCGATGATGAGCGGCCTGGGCGGCGACACCATGGTGCTGGTGTGGTCGGCGAACGAGCAGCGGGTGTTTGGCCTCAATGGCAGCGGCCGAGCCCCGAGCGGCGCCAGCCTCGAGCGGGTCGGGCCAGTCCCGCTGATGCCGGACCATGGCGCGGCCTCGGTCACCATTCCCGGCGCCGTGGATGGCTGGTGCGCCCTGCTGGAGCGGTTCGGCACGCGGTCGCTGCAGCAGCTATGGGAGCCGGTGATCGCCTACGCGCGCGAGGGCTATCCGGTGGGCGAGTCGATCGCGGGGTTCTGGGGCCTCGGCTCCGCATTGCTGGGGCCCAGCGGAGCCATGCAGCTGGGAGAGCTGCTGTTGCCCGATGGCGCCCCCCCGCAGCCGGGCCAGCTGATGCGCCTGCCGCAGCTGGCCGACACCCTGGAGCGCGTGGCCCGGGAGGGCCGCCGGGGCTTCTACGAAGGCCCCGTGGGCGAGGCGATCGCCACGACGATCAGCGCAGGTGGAGTGCCCACCACCATGGCCGACGTGGCTGCCCAGCAGCACCAGGCCGAGTGGGTGGAGCCCCTCAGCGTGGGTTACCGCGGCAGAGACGTGCTGGGCATGCCACCCAATTGCCAGGGGGTGGTGGCTCTCCATGCCCTCGGCATCCTCGACGCTCTGCCGCTCGCCTCAATGGATGAAGCAGAGCGCCTGCACCACCAGATTGAAGCGATCCGTCTGGGCTTTGAGCTGGCCATCGATGTGGTGGGCGAGCCCACCCCCGAAATGCTGGAGCGACTGCGGCAGGAGCTCAGCCCGGAGGGTCTGGCCGCCACCCGCAGCCGCATCACCAGCCGGGCCCGGCCCGCCACCAGACCTCAGGGCGGCAATTCAGGCGACACCAGCTACGTGTGCGCGGTGGACGGCGAGGGCAACGCCGTGTCGCTGATGACCAGCATCTGCGGGCTGTTCGGTTCGGGGCTGGTGGCGGGCAACACGGGCGTGCTGCTCAACAACCGGGCGGCCCAGTTCTCCAGCCAGCCGGGCCATCCCAACGCCCTGGCGCCCGGCCACCGCCCACGCCATTCGATCCTGCCGGCGCTGGTGCTGCGCGATGGACTGCCGGAATTCGTGATGGGCGTGATCGGCGGCAACGCCCACCCCCAGGGCCTCACGCAGATCCTGGTGAACGCCCTCGACCTGGGCATGAATCCCCAGCAGGCCGTGGATGCACCGCGCTTCAAGCTGATCATGCAGAGCGGTGCGGTGCACATCGATCCGCAGTTCAATCCAGACGTGGGCCACGAGCTCGTGGCCCGCGGCCATCAGCTCGGCGATTCCTATGGCTTCATCGGCTTCAAGGGGGGCGCCCAGATGGTGCGCCTCCATCGCGATACAGCCGGCCAGTGCACCAGCCTGGAGGCCGGCGTGGATCACCGGCTCGATGGGGTGGCCCTGGGCTTCTGAGCTGGCAGGGCGTACGGCCTGCGGCTACTGCACCGGCAGATCCCCGGGATGCCCCGCCACCGGATCGGCGGGCACCTTCAACAACTCCGGCAGCGGCCCGCTCTCGGGCAGCGGCTCGCCCCGCTCGGCCAGGTGGGCCAGCAGCCAGTTCACGGCGGTGGCGCGGCGGGTGCGACGCGGGTAGAGCTCGCCGATCCGGTAGCCCGCAAACCCCAGCTGCTCCTTCAGCAGCTGCTTGTGCTCCTTGGCAATCGAGCGGGTGAGCGCCACCGCGGGGGGCCGCTCGGCGATGAACTGGGGCTCGATCGGGAACGACTCCCGCCAGGCAGCGCCCGCAGCCGGGCCCGCGCTCCAGGTGCCGGCGCCATCGGGCACATAACCCAGGCGCGGCCAGATCAGTTCACACACGAAGCGATCGCTGACG encodes:
- a CDS encoding gamma-glutamyltransferase family protein, which encodes MANPAFLDRRSPVFAGRAIASSSSPLVTRVGLRVLEQGGNAADAAVAMAGMLALAEPMMSGLGGDTMVLVWSANEQRVFGLNGSGRAPSGASLERVGPVPLMPDHGAASVTIPGAVDGWCALLERFGTRSLQQLWEPVIAYAREGYPVGESIAGFWGLGSALLGPSGAMQLGELLLPDGAPPQPGQLMRLPQLADTLERVAREGRRGFYEGPVGEAIATTISAGGVPTTMADVAAQQHQAEWVEPLSVGYRGRDVLGMPPNCQGVVALHALGILDALPLASMDEAERLHHQIEAIRLGFELAIDVVGEPTPEMLERLRQELSPEGLAATRSRITSRARPATRPQGGNSGDTSYVCAVDGEGNAVSLMTSICGLFGSGLVAGNTGVLLNNRAAQFSSQPGHPNALAPGHRPRHSILPALVLRDGLPEFVMGVIGGNAHPQGLTQILVNALDLGMNPQQAVDAPRFKLIMQSGAVHIDPQFNPDVGHELVARGHQLGDSYGFIGFKGGAQMVRLHRDTAGQCTSLEAGVDHRLDGVALGF
- a CDS encoding DUF1823 family protein; translated protein: MAPAQAAATPVPYPLSRELLEAVLADRVSDRFVCELIWPRLGYVPDGAGTWSAGPAAGAAWRESFPIEPQFIAERPPAVALTRSIAKEHKQLLKEQLGFAGYRIGELYPRRTRRATAVNWLLAHLAERGEPLPESGPLPELLKVPADPVAGHPGDLPVQ